AACAAAACCACGCCAATACCATCATTAAATAGCGATTCGCCCACAATCGTAATTTCCACTTTTTCAGGAACCTTGGCTTCTTTCAGAATGCTCAAAACTGCAATTGGATCCGTTGGCGAAATGAGCGCCCCGAAAATAAAACAGTAAAGCATCGGAATATCCAATCCTAAAAGCAATGCGACATAATGAAAGACAAACGCAATGAAAATCGTGGAAAACAGAACTCCGCCAACTGCCAAAACGCTGATGTTTTTCAGGTGGTTTTTCAGTGCAAACCAATTAGTGTGAAGCGCGCCGGCAAAGAGCAGAAAACCCAAAAAGATATTTAATACCGAACTACTGATGTCGGATTGTACCACCAAATCACGAATCTGAAGAAAAGGTTCCGCATAAAAATTTTTCGTGATTATTACCACAAGCGACAAAACGACAGAGAGAAAAAACAAACCAATAACGAAAGGCAGTTTGATAAACCGCTGATTGACATACGCCAAACCCGCAGACAACGAAATAAGAAGTATTAAATAGTAATAAGGTATCATTATTTTTTTCTGTTGTAAAGTTCGAGTGTATCTACCTTCAGCCTAACCTGTAACCATTTTCTGAGTTTTTGTTTTTCGGCTTCCGGGAGTTCTTTTTCAGATTCGTATATCGCTACAGGAATTACAGCCGCAGAATCAGCATCAGAAAGGATTTCCTGCTTTGCAGCAGAAAGTGACTTCAACTCGGGGAATATTGCTTTGGCTTCGGAATAAAGATTTTCTGTATTAAAAGTATAGCGGTCTATTTTGGCGTTCAATTCGGCAGCGATCTTTGCAGCGTCATTGCCGGCTTCATTATTTTGAATTTTATTGGCATTGGCGAGGAAAGCACTGTCCTGACGAATAATCAGCTTGGTATTTTCCAAACCGAAGTCTGCCATCTTCTTGTTTTCTTCGGCAATCTGATCTGCAGTAAAACGCCTTGTCAGAAATGCCAGTTCTACTCGACGCGGATCACTGGAATAAAATGTTTTCCGGTAAACGATGGTATTTCCCTTATCTTCAAATTCTTTGGTGATATACTGCGAAACTTTGTCATAAAACCTCTGCTGCTGAATGAAACGATAGGCGAAATATACACTCGGAATAATCATCAGCAAGGTGATTCCCGTAATCCAGTTTCTTACTGAACTTGCTTTTTTGTTATCCACCAACCCTGCTGCCGGATAATTGAGGTATTTCACAATAATGAAAGTGGCAATACAGATAAAAACGCAATTGATGGTATAGAGAAACATCGCACCGGCGAAGTAGCCGAAGTTTCCTGTAGCCAAACCATAGCC
The sequence above is a segment of the Chryseobacterium taklimakanense genome. Coding sequences within it:
- a CDS encoding DUF389 domain-containing protein codes for the protein MNKLFNLHNGEENKEKVLENVKNSISFSGSNFWILACAIMVASVGLNVNSTAVVIGAMLISPLMGPIVGAGFALGIYDFTLLRKSLKNLLISTLVGLIVSFLYFLLSPFKEAQSEILARTAPNIYDVLIAFFGGLVGVIAVTRVEKGNPIPGVAIATALMPPLCTAGYGLATGNFGYFAGAMFLYTINCVFICIATFIIVKYLNYPAAGLVDNKKASSVRNWITGITLLMIIPSVYFAYRFIQQQRFYDKVSQYITKEFEDKGNTIVYRKTFYSSDPRRVELAFLTRRFTADQIAEENKKMADFGLENTKLIIRQDSAFLANANKIQNNEAGNDAAKIAAELNAKIDRYTFNTENLYSEAKAIFPELKSLSAAKQEILSDADSAAVIPVAIYESEKELPEAEKQKLRKWLQVRLKVDTLELYNRKK